From Ptychodera flava strain L36383 chromosome 3 unlocalized genomic scaffold, AS_Pfla_20210202 Scaffold_26__1_contigs__length_13983176_pilon, whole genome shotgun sequence, one genomic window encodes:
- the LOC139126128 gene encoding aldehyde dehydrogenase 1A1-like: MSKSIAAPVVKYTQLFINNEFVNSTSGKTFPTINPSTGEKICDVQEADKADVDIAVRAARKAFQLGSPWRNMDPFARGKLLYKLADLIEREKEYLAALESLDNGMRYCEALEGAEDGSNLFRYFAGFADKIDGRTIPVDGPYLSYTRTEPIGVCGALLPWNFPLGITIWKISQALACGNTVILKPSEETPLTALYVASLVLEAGFPPGVVNVLPGYGSTAGAAIAEHMDVDKLFFTGTIEVGKKVKIASAMSNLKRVALQLGGKSPIIIFADTRDPDEAVLMGHDALFFNTGRICCAASRTFVQEEIYDEFVKRSIEKAKARSIGNPLVNTDAESGPQINKRQFDKVMELIESGKKEGAKLGCGGCRHGETGYFVQPTVFYDVTDDMRIAQEEIFGPVQCILKFKSIDEVIERANNTKYGLAAAVFTKDIDKVIKVSNSIDAGTVWVNTYSIFQLGAPFGGNKMSGDSRDRGECGLREYTKTKTVTVKLSQDC; this comes from the exons CTCTTCATCAACAATGAGTTTGTTAACTCAACAAGTGGTAAAACATTTCCAACCATCAACCCATCAACTGGAGAGAAGATCTGTGATGTTCAAGAAGCGGATAAG GCCGATGTTGATATTGCAGTGAGGGCTGCCAGAAAAGCATTTCAGCTTGGCTCGCCGTGGAGAAACATGGATCCTTTTGCAAGGGGAAAACTTCTGTACAAACTTGCAGATTTGATTGAACGGGAAAAAGAATACTTGGCT GCACTTGAAAGCCTTGACAACGGCATGCGATATTGTGAAGCATTGGAAGGGGCAGAGGACGGAAGCAACCTTTTTCGTTATTTTGCTGGATTTGCCGATAAAATCGATGGACGAACCATTCCTGTCG ATGGTccgtatttgagttacactcgTACTGAACCAATTGGTGTTTGTGGAGCGCTCTTACCGTGGAACTTCCCCTTGGGAATTACGATTTGGAAGATTAGTCAAGCTTTAGCATGTGGCAATACAGTCATATTGAAGCCATCAGAGGAAACACCACTCACTGCATTATATGTTGCATCTTTAGTTTTAGAG GCTGGATTTCCTCCTGGTGTTGTCAACGTTTTACCAGGATATGGCTCGACAGCTGGTGCTGCCATTGCAGAACACATGGATGTGGATAAACTGTTCTTCACTGGAACTATTGAG GTTGGCAAGAAAGTGAAGATCGCTTCTGCAATGAGTAATCTCAAACGTGTGGCATTACAGCTAGGCGGCAAATCTCCAATTATCATATTTGCGGACACCAGAGACC CGGACGAGGCTGTGTTAATGGGTCATGATGCGCTGTTCTTCAACACGGGCAGGATTTGCTGTGCTGCTTCTCGCACATTTGTTCAAGAGGAAATCTATGATGAATTTGTGAAACGCAGTATAGAAAAAGCCAAAGCCAGATCAATAGGAAATCCTTTGGTGAATACCGATGCTGAATCGGGTCCTCAG ATTAACAAAAGGCAGTTTGACAAAGTTATGGAGCTAATAGAGAGCGGAAAAAAAGAAGGTGCAAAACTTGGATGTGGGGGTTGTCGTCATGGTGAAACCGGTTATTTTGTTCAGCCAACTGTCTTCTATGATGTTACAGATGACATGAGAATCGCACAAGAGGAG ATATTTGGTCCAGTTcagtgcattttaaaatttaaaagcatAGACGAGGTGATTGAGAGAGCCAACAATACAAAGTATGGCCTTGCTGCAGCAGTCTTCACAAAGGATATTGATAAAGTTATCAAAGTCTCAAATTCCATTGATGCAGGAACTGTATG GGTGAACACATACAGCATTTTTCAACTCGGGGCACCTTTTGGCGGCAATAAAATGTCGGGTGATAGTAGAGACCG CGGCGAATGTGGTCTACGGGAATATACCAAAACCAAGACA GTGACCGTAAAATTGTCCCAGGATTGCTAG